In a genomic window of Fibrobacter sp. UWH4:
- a CDS encoding secretin and TonB N-terminal domain-containing protein: protein MKKAFLFVVLMSLWATGVFAQVQELPIADTVVVNKLNVKNTEIRDLLQGMAVQYGLNLFLAPEVKGPVTVNFNNQPLKDALRVLLTGNGYEYSVERGVIHVRKPAPVVPETPKAPEKRFIVEWKADKLSVDVDDANLASLIRKITEITGKNIFINDFSPTQNVTLFFKGLSFEKAMNFIAGKVDLEYEEEDGVATFKKPTWNLSGNNAGNGKYKVRYGKDSLLSVEAIEAPLANVVSEILAQTKMNAMVYGKLDGNITAHISNVSLQNALKYLFQGTSYTFWERDGVYFIGPHEMQTADNSLLIKLKHLKAETVIGLLPSSLTKSTQIQVVKSQNALIAVGSYDVLDAISQYIEKMDLPVAQILIEVLVVDMDIEKGHSHGLNLLFGKASKNMGSEALFPNIDQTLNAKQTQSVVDGIGLGEIISVPKDMVTKIQAMEQEKILDVKARSQIATLNGETAVLTIGQTQYYMLTSEVDYNQGDAVTNKTTQRFEQIAANSNITVTPYVTGEGEITCEIVPDFSEPEGSFNSNVPPTLNKRYVKSSVRLRNGETIVLGGMVKEGVHDVYNQVPFLGSIPVIGWLFKNVERVKSKSQLLIFVTPHIYYGADASVDVADELEKAQKPIIPKKKDAKK, encoded by the coding sequence ATGAAAAAAGCATTTCTATTCGTTGTTTTAATGAGCTTGTGGGCTACAGGGGTATTTGCGCAGGTTCAGGAATTGCCCATTGCTGATACCGTCGTAGTCAATAAGCTGAATGTGAAAAATACGGAAATCCGTGATTTGCTTCAAGGAATGGCCGTGCAGTATGGTTTAAATCTATTCCTTGCTCCAGAAGTGAAAGGCCCGGTGACAGTCAATTTCAATAACCAGCCTTTGAAGGATGCCTTGCGTGTACTTTTGACTGGTAATGGTTATGAATATAGCGTGGAACGAGGTGTCATTCATGTGCGTAAGCCTGCTCCTGTTGTTCCGGAAACGCCGAAGGCTCCTGAAAAGCGTTTTATCGTTGAATGGAAAGCGGATAAACTGAGTGTTGATGTGGATGATGCAAATCTTGCAAGTCTTATTCGCAAGATTACTGAGATCACAGGCAAGAATATCTTTATAAATGATTTTTCGCCCACGCAGAATGTGACCCTGTTTTTCAAGGGGTTGTCTTTTGAAAAGGCAATGAATTTCATTGCTGGCAAGGTGGATTTAGAATATGAAGAAGAAGACGGTGTAGCAACGTTCAAGAAGCCTACATGGAATCTTTCTGGTAATAATGCCGGTAATGGCAAGTACAAGGTGCGCTATGGTAAGGATTCTCTGCTTAGCGTGGAAGCCATTGAAGCGCCTCTTGCAAATGTTGTAAGTGAAATCCTGGCTCAGACAAAGATGAATGCCATGGTTTATGGAAAGTTGGACGGTAACATTACGGCTCATATTTCAAATGTTTCTTTGCAAAATGCTTTGAAATATTTGTTCCAGGGAACATCTTACACATTCTGGGAGCGTGATGGTGTTTACTTTATTGGTCCCCATGAAATGCAGACTGCGGATAATTCCCTGCTGATCAAGTTGAAGCATTTGAAGGCCGAAACTGTTATTGGACTTTTGCCCTCTAGCCTTACCAAAAGTACCCAGATTCAGGTGGTTAAATCGCAGAATGCATTGATTGCGGTTGGATCTTACGATGTTCTCGATGCGATTTCCCAGTACATTGAAAAGATGGATTTACCGGTGGCTCAGATTTTGATTGAAGTCCTCGTGGTGGATATGGATATTGAAAAAGGACATAGCCATGGCTTGAATCTGCTTTTTGGCAAGGCTTCCAAGAACATGGGGTCTGAAGCTTTGTTCCCCAATATTGATCAGACTCTTAATGCAAAACAGACTCAGAGCGTTGTTGATGGAATTGGTCTTGGGGAAATTATTTCTGTACCTAAGGATATGGTAACAAAAATTCAGGCAATGGAACAGGAAAAGATTCTGGATGTGAAGGCTCGTTCTCAAATTGCAACCCTAAATGGTGAAACCGCTGTACTTACCATTGGTCAGACTCAGTACTATATGCTTACTTCTGAAGTGGACTACAATCAGGGTGATGCTGTTACGAATAAGACTACCCAACGTTTTGAACAGATTGCAGCAAATTCCAATATAACCGTTACACCCTACGTTACTGGCGAAGGAGAAATTACTTGTGAAATCGTTCCGGATTTTTCAGAACCCGAAGGATCCTTTAACTCAAATGTTCCTCCCACACTTAACAAACGTTATGTGAAATCATCTGTAAGACTACGAAATGGCGAAACTATTGTGTTAGGTGGCATGGTAAAGGAAGGCGTGCATGACGTGTATAACCAGGTCCCGTTCCTCGGATCTATTCCTGTGATTGGATGGCTGTTTAAGAACGTAGAACGTGTCAAGAGTAAAAGTCAACTTCTGATTTTTGTAACGCCCCATATTTATTATGGAGCGGACGCCAGTGTGGATGTAGCAGACGAACTGGAAAAAGCTCAAAAACCAATTATTCCTAAGAAAAAGGATGCTAAGAAGTAA
- a CDS encoding GspE/PulE family protein: MAFLLKNPPSPACLRLLPLELMQRYSVLPVKYDDNTGYLTVAMPSAVDLELVQELQMATGILVQPVEADPDSIAEWVQTFAAHSESSFGAKQENGRAVSAVARLVDEIISEAVQTGASDIHFEPGEKVFLVRFRKDGELQIVRKLPVRLISETVSRIKIMASMDIAEHRRPQDGRIHFGDGSKAVDIRVSALPTDYGQKMVLRLLDKGQIIHRLDSLGMLPNQIEMAEAEIHKPYGMFLITGPTGSGKTTTLYTLLQMIRSSKLNISTIEEPIEYKLDGITQTAVNTKIDLTFAAALRTLLRQDPDVIMVGEIRDSETAELAIRAALTGHLVFSTLHTNDAPSAIARLIDMGVEPFLVASAVNFIMAQRLVRRICPKCGGKDSSCLACGGSGYKGRVGIFEMMKMSETLRDRIHENVSTSDLRKLAVAEGMKTLAEDGLEKVKLGLTTESEIAAEAVM, from the coding sequence ATGGCTTTTCTGCTGAAGAATCCACCAAGCCCCGCATGTCTTAGGCTTTTGCCTTTGGAGCTTATGCAGCGTTACTCCGTTTTGCCGGTGAAATATGACGACAATACGGGTTATTTGACTGTTGCCATGCCTTCAGCAGTTGACTTGGAATTGGTTCAAGAACTCCAAATGGCAACTGGTATTTTGGTTCAGCCAGTGGAAGCGGATCCCGATAGTATTGCCGAGTGGGTTCAGACTTTTGCTGCTCATTCCGAGTCATCCTTTGGTGCAAAGCAGGAAAATGGACGTGCAGTTTCCGCTGTGGCAAGGCTTGTAGATGAAATTATTTCCGAAGCCGTGCAGACCGGAGCTTCTGATATTCATTTTGAACCTGGGGAGAAGGTTTTCTTAGTTCGTTTTCGCAAGGATGGTGAATTGCAGATTGTCCGCAAATTGCCCGTGCGCTTGATTTCAGAAACTGTTTCTAGAATCAAGATCATGGCCAGTATGGACATTGCAGAACATCGTAGACCTCAGGATGGCCGAATTCATTTTGGTGACGGTAGCAAGGCTGTGGACATTCGTGTTTCTGCGCTGCCAACGGACTACGGCCAGAAAATGGTATTGCGTCTTTTGGATAAAGGACAGATTATTCATCGCTTGGATTCTCTGGGAATGTTGCCTAACCAAATTGAGATGGCTGAGGCTGAAATTCACAAGCCTTATGGCATGTTCCTGATTACTGGACCCACGGGTTCCGGTAAGACAACGACGCTTTATACCTTGCTGCAGATGATTCGCAGTTCTAAGCTGAATATTTCCACTATTGAAGAGCCAATTGAATACAAACTGGATGGTATTACACAGACTGCGGTAAATACAAAGATTGATTTGACCTTTGCTGCTGCACTGCGAACCTTGCTGCGTCAGGATCCCGATGTAATCATGGTGGGCGAAATCCGCGATAGTGAAACAGCTGAACTTGCGATTCGTGCCGCTTTGACGGGGCATTTGGTTTTCAGTACTTTGCATACTAACGATGCTCCTTCGGCTATTGCCCGTTTAATTGATATGGGCGTTGAGCCGTTCCTAGTGGCCAGTGCAGTAAACTTTATTATGGCTCAGCGTCTGGTTCGCCGCATTTGTCCCAAGTGTGGTGGAAAAGATTCTAGTTGTTTGGCATGCGGAGGAAGTGGATACAAGGGTCGTGTCGGCATTTTTGAGATGATGAAAATGAGCGAAACTTTGCGTGATAGGATTCATGAGAATGTGTCTACATCGGATTTACGAAAGCTGGCTGTTGCCGAGGGAATGAAAACTTTGGCAGAAGATGGTCTTGAAAAGGTTAAACTTGGTTTGACAACAGAATCGGAGATTGCCGCCGAAGCGGTAATGTGA
- a CDS encoding carboxypeptidase regulatory-like domain-containing protein, whose product MNKFLAFLIVASSLVFWGCLQDEDEDLDRIPVQYTVLVRDGVTGKAVENASVEFTSENGVSKTLKTNSNGKVVFPSAESYVNQVIVFMEGYIPTDTVDVVTIADSSYSLMLRTLNLAILPEGVTEADTGRYYRYTVIVLDETSMDVISGANVSVTSGSHKAVDVTTDKNGRAILDSLPSKQNLFSVSASGFTPVDTLVVADTSSSEGLVLQTLRVILAPSVSK is encoded by the coding sequence TTGAATAAGTTTCTTGCTTTTTTGATTGTGGCGTCTAGCCTTGTTTTTTGGGGCTGCCTTCAGGATGAAGACGAAGATTTGGACCGCATTCCGGTGCAGTATACCGTGCTTGTGCGTGATGGCGTTACTGGCAAGGCCGTAGAAAATGCTTCCGTGGAGTTCACTTCCGAAAACGGTGTTTCGAAGACGTTGAAAACAAATTCTAATGGTAAGGTGGTTTTCCCGTCTGCCGAGAGTTATGTGAATCAAGTAATTGTTTTCATGGAGGGGTACATACCTACTGATACAGTTGATGTTGTGACTATTGCAGATTCATCTTACTCCTTGATGTTGCGTACTTTGAATTTGGCTATTTTGCCAGAGGGTGTAACGGAAGCCGATACCGGACGATATTACCGCTATACGGTGATCGTTCTTGACGAAACATCTATGGACGTGATTTCTGGAGCAAATGTTTCAGTAACGTCTGGTAGTCACAAGGCTGTTGATGTTACTACCGATAAGAATGGCCGTGCCATTCTGGATTCGCTCCCGTCAAAACAGAATCTTTTCAGTGTATCCGCATCTGGATTTACTCCGGTAGATACTCTTGTTGTTGCTGACACCAGTAGTTCCGAAGGTCTAGTTTTACAGACTCTTCGCGTTATCTTGGCTCCATCTGTTTCCAAATAG